Proteins from one Candidatus Pantoea bituminis genomic window:
- a CDS encoding LysR substrate-binding domain-containing protein: protein MSADSGLVENKSNLKDNRHIKKKKMLNLTCLYIYMDNKLTQKHGENMNQLLAMRAYIRVVESASFIRAASQLSMPRSTVSKLITDLEKHLETRLIRRTTRTVTVTTEGLEYYRYAVKLLNGVDEADSAVRGKKQKPRGHLRLEVQVIFACTFLIPALPEFYREYPDITLALGINDRTVNMVGEGVDCAIRAGTIQDLSVIARPLINMHYITCASPAYLSAMGTPRHPHDIQNDHRCINYHSASSGKTDPLIFHRGDEAVVVNNCLYSASDGNGLRDMIMAGLGVGQILREFIEPEIRTGRLVPVLTDWNRSPLPFHIIYERDNHQNARLRAFVDWMTERFGR from the coding sequence GTGTCCGCAGACAGTGGCCTGGTGGAAAATAAGTCAAACCTCAAGGATAACCGCCATATTAAAAAGAAAAAGATGCTTAATTTGACATGTCTGTACATATATATGGACAATAAACTGACTCAAAAACACGGAGAGAATATGAATCAATTACTGGCTATGCGTGCCTATATACGCGTTGTGGAGTCGGCCTCATTTATACGGGCAGCAAGCCAGCTCAGCATGCCGCGCTCGACGGTCAGTAAATTAATTACCGACCTTGAGAAACATCTTGAAACGCGCCTCATCCGCAGAACAACGCGCACGGTAACGGTAACGACCGAGGGGCTTGAATATTACCGGTACGCCGTAAAACTGTTAAACGGCGTGGATGAAGCCGACAGCGCGGTACGTGGCAAAAAGCAGAAACCCCGCGGTCACCTCCGGCTGGAAGTGCAGGTGATCTTTGCATGTACTTTTCTCATCCCCGCTCTTCCGGAATTTTATCGTGAATATCCCGACATTACGCTTGCGCTGGGTATAAATGACAGAACTGTCAATATGGTGGGCGAGGGAGTGGATTGCGCTATCCGGGCAGGCACCATACAGGACCTATCGGTTATTGCTCGCCCGCTTATTAATATGCATTATATTACCTGCGCGTCACCCGCCTACCTGAGCGCGATGGGCACACCGCGTCATCCTCATGACATACAAAACGATCATCGCTGTATTAACTACCATTCAGCCTCATCAGGTAAAACGGATCCCCTTATCTTTCATCGTGGAGATGAAGCTGTTGTGGTAAATAACTGCCTGTATTCTGCCAGTGACGGCAACGGACTGCGGGATATGATAATGGCCGGATTGGGGGTGGGTCAGATCCTGCGAGAATTTATTGAGCCAGAAATCAGAACCGGGAGGCTTGTGCCTGTTCTTACCGACTGGAACCGATCTCCACTTCCCTTTCATATCATCTACGAACGGGATAACCATCAGAATGCCCGCCT